GTTCTCCCCAGTGCGGACCTACGCCAGCGTCCTGGGTGGGCTGGGGAGCCCCAGAGGTGGGGGttgcttttcctccctctcccttatGCTCAGAAATGGAACTGGGCGAGGGCAGGGGGTCTGAAGTCCAGCTCCCTCTGCCCGCTCCAGGCGGGCCCTGTTGGTGGGGGTTTGGAAACCTGGAAAGGGCAGACGTGGCCACAGGTGGCAGGAAGTGGTTCCGGAACCTCCAGCCCCAGCGGACCAGCTGGACCGGGCCTTCTCGGGGAGCCACAGCCTGGGCCCACCGTGGGCCCATCTCCGGGGGGGGCTGCAGGTGTGCGTGACGCAGGCTGGGCGCCGGGGGTCCGAGTCGGGGGCCCCGAGTGACAGGACAGCAGCTGGGGGCCACAGACCACACCCCAGGCTTGCAGCGGCAGGGAGATTCTAACAGGGGGCTTCCCCCAGCCAGGAAGGCCAAGCTGAAGGCCCCCGCACGAGGGCGATGGGGACAGGGGCAAAGGCTTGAGGCTCAGGGCCGGTGGACCACGGCCCAGGCCTGTCCGCTGGGAGCAACCCCCCCCTTGGCCCGGCCCACTGCCCCCCTCTCTTAAGCGGCAAAGTGGCCCAGCAGAGCGCTGTCCCACTGCAGAGCCCGCGGGCGGTGGGCGGTGGGCGGTGGGCGCAGGCCCTGGGACCGGGCAGAGGGGTTTTGTTGGCTCCGCGTGCCCAGCCGGGAGCAGAGCTAACGGAGGACGTGTTTCCGCTGCGGCTCCACAGCCTGGCCCTGGCCGGTCCCATCTCTGTACCCCCGGGCGAGTTCGGCCAGGATCCCGGATCCCTGATGGAGACACgggcttcctctcactctctcggGGGGGATCCCCGCCCCCCgcagccccacccccaggagacacAGGGCCGCGCCAGGGACGTCTGCGGTTGTCACGGGGGTCACGACCGGGTGCTCCTGGCGCCGAGGGGCGGGGGCTGGCGTGCGGCTCAGCGGCCAGGATGCCCCCCAGAGAGCAGCGCGCCGTCCCCGTGTCGGGAGAGACCCTCTCCCGGGGGCGCCTCAGTCCCAGGTGGTGGCGATGGCGCCCCCCCtgaccgccccccgccccccgcagggACCCCCGTGAACCGCATCCCCATCATGGCCAAGCAAGTGCTTGACCTGTTCATGCTGTACGTGCTGGTGACCGAGAAGGGCGGCCTGGTGGAGGTCATCAACAAGAAGCTGTGGCGGGAGATCACCAAGGGCCTCAACCTGCCCACGTCCATCACCAGCGCGGCCTTCACCCTGCGGACCCAGTGAGCGCCCGGGGgccggggggggcgggggtccgCACTGTGCACTGCGCGGCGGGAGGCTCGGCGCCCGCGTGCCGCCCTCACCGCCCCCCTGCGCGCAGGTACATGAAATACCTGTACCCCTACGAGTGCGAGAAGCGCGGCCTCAGCAGCCCCAACGAGCTCCAGGCCGCCATCGACAGCAACCGGCGGGAGGGCCGGCGCCAGAGCTTCGGGGGCTCCCTGTTCGCCTACTCTCCCGGCGGCGCGCACGGCATGCTGTCCTCGCCCAAGCTGCCCGTGCCCTCGCTGGGCCTCGCCGCCAGCACCAACGGCAGCTCCGGGCCCCCCGCGCCCAAGATCAAGAAAGGTAAGGGGCGCCTCCCTCGGGGCCTGACTCGGGACTCGGCGCCGCGCTGGCGGGGCCCTCTGACCGCAGAGGGGACTCGGGGCCGCCGCACCCCCCCAGGTCACCTGAGGATGAGCCCCACGGTGCCCCGCAGAGGGCCCTCCGGCGGCGGCGTGAGAGACGGGCGCAGCTGCCCCGCCGGGGCCTAGGGCACACGTTACTAGGACCGACCGCCCGGTCCGCAGGGCGCCCACGTTGCTGTCTGTGCACCGTGTTCTTTCCTGACCCTGCGGCAGGCGTCCTGAGGGCTGACGGTCGCTGGGCCAGCGGTCGGGCCGTCATACGCGGCCGTGGTCATCGCCCCCAGCAGACGTTACTGGCTGGTTGCTGTATTCTTTCCCCTGGGAGCTTTCGAACCTTCTCAACACAGTGTCCGTCCTGCGGGCATCCTGACCTTGTAGCCTATCAGGCTGACCTTCACCCACCCCGGAGCTGGTACGTGGTGCACCCTGAGGCCGGCTTCCGGCCAGGGACGTGGGGAAAGTTACCCCATGCCTGTGGGTTTGTGGAAGGGGGTGCCTGCAGCGTGTCTGTGCCCAGCGGGCACTGGGCCAAGTTTCGGGTGTCCGCCGGGCAGCCCCCCATCCGTGGCCGGCGTCGCCAGTCGATGACAGCCTTCTCTCCCGCTGAACCTCCGAATCCTGCGTAACACAGAGACACTGACTGCTCACTCGGCCCCAGGCCTCAGGCTGGGTCACTGAGTGTTTCTCCCCGGCCCCACGGGCTGTGACCCCTACCCTCTGAGTAGCCTGAGGGTCCAGGGAGTCCCCACGGTTCAGGCTGCTCAGGTCCGAGGCGAGCGCGGTCTCTAATGACCGCTCCTTCAGTCCTCTGGGACCTCAGTTTACCCACTACCCCCTCCGCCCAGGAGCTCCCGTGGTCCCTGCCAATGGTTGTCAGCCACTCGCCGCGCGTGACGGAGGGCGGTGGGCGGGAAGGAGCCTTCCCGGACAGGAGGGAGCTGGAAAGCAGCAGCTGTGGGGGCCCGTGGTGAAGGCTCCCAGGTGGTGTTCCCGTGCAACCAgacgggggttggggggtgccACAAAGCTTCTGGCCGAGGGCCTGGTGCAGAGGGGGAAACCACGCCAGGCAACAGGGGAAGGACACGGGGGAGGAGTTAGGAGAAGAAAAGACAGCGGGTCACGGTGGGACCCCAGTTTCCACCACAGAAGCGGGAATGGGCGGGAGCTGGTTCCGGAGCTGAGCCTGCCTGAGTTCGAGTCCCAGCTCAGTGACTGCAGCTCTGTGGCCTTGGCGTAGCCATTGCCGCCTGGAGCTCGGGTCCCCTCGTCCGTGAGGCGAGGGTGCGAGCGGGGGCAGGCACGGGGTCGTTGAGGCCTCTCCGGACGGGTCGTGTCGCGTGCGTTAGGACACACGGGGAGGCCTCGCTGCTCTCGCTGGTGTCGTCCGTGACCAGCGCCCTGTCGCGGGCTCTCGGGATCGCATGGGTGCCGAGTGCGACACCAGGCTGACCTCTGGAGGGGCTCCCCGGCACTCGCGTGTCCCAGAGCCTCACCGCTTCCCCGGAGAGGGTGCGCACACCCGCGCCTTCTTGCCGGGGGGAAGGCAGCACCAGGCTCCCTGGTGCCCCTCTGGCTGCCAATGCCTCTTCTCTCCCGTCTAGAGGAGGACTCGGCCATCCCCATCACGGTCCCCGGCCGCCTGCCGGTGTCGCTGACGGGCCACCCTGTGGTGGCAGCCCAGGCAGCGGCTGTCCAAGCAGCAGCAGCCCAGGCGGCTGTGGCCGCACAGGCAGCTGCGCTGGAGCAGCTGCGGGAGAAGCTGGAGTCTGGGGAGCCTCCTGAGAAAAAGATGGCCCTGGTGGCAGACGAGCAGCACCGGCTTGTGCAGCGGGCATTGCAGCAGAATTTTTTGGCCATGACAGCCCAGCTGCCCATGAGCATTCGTATCAACAGCCAAGGTACCCCCCGGCGCCCAGaccctccctgcttcctgcctACGCAGCAAAATCAGGGCTTCGTAGCCAACCTATGTAAAGAGTGcccacaaatcaataagaaagagaaagatcaaatGAATTAATGACTAGTAGAAAATGCCCATGGAAAGCTCAGTCGGCGATCTCCATGCTAACAAGGAGATACCGTTTTTTAAGCCATCAGAGTTTGACGATGTTAAATGTTGGTCGGGATGTGGGAGAAAGCGCCCATTGAGCCCTGCTGCTGGGAGTGTCAACAGGTGACAATTTGGCAATCTcttcttaaaatagaaaacattcttGCCCTGTGACCCACTCCGGATCTCCAGCAAAGCTAGGTGCAGACGCTCCATTAGTAGGAATGGAGCAAGTCAAGTCCAGGCCACTCCGGGgctgttaaaaagaatgagatggtTTGGGGATGCTGACGTAGCTTCAGACTTATCATCACGAGAGAAGCGAATTTTAGACAGATGTCTTCTTCTTCGGTAAATACGTAGTGAGCACCTGTGCGTGTGCTGACGGAAGCGGGTCCTCGCCCGGATGGGCCTATGACTACTGACGTGGTGTTTCTTCTTCCCACAGCCTGTGAGAGCCGCCAGGACTCTGCCCCGAACTTGACCGGCCCCAATGGCAGCAACAGTATTAGCATGTCCGTGGAGATTAACGGGATCATGTACACAGGTAGGACCCGCTGGGCCCTGAGCACGGTCTCCTGTTAACGCAGGAGCCCGGGGTTGGTGTTGAACCTGCCCCCACCAGGGCCACCCAGCAGGGCTCTGTCCGCGTGGGACCAGAGCGAGCCAGGCCCCATGGCCTACTCAGCCCGTTCCCTGAGGACATTTGTTTCTCCCAGGGCAAGTGGTGGCCCCGAGTTCCTTCTGAAACACGGTGCAGCCAGCCCGTAGCTCACGGGGGCCACCAGGGGGTGCTGTGGACGTCGAGCAGCTTGGTGGCTCCGCCAACCAAGGTGCCGCCAAGGGACAGAGAAGGGACCTGTGACTGCCATGGGCCGCCAGGTCCCTGGGTGACTTTGCCCCGGCTGCGCCATCTTCCCACCTACATGATGTGTTTCTCCTCCTGTCCTCACACTAGGGGTGCTGTTTGCTCAGCCACCGGCGCCCGCACCACACCCAGCTCCCAGCAAAGCCGGCGGCGGCAGCGGCCGGGGAGGGAACAGCGGGACCAGCAGCAGCGCGGGCAGCCAGGCCGGGCCGGCGGGGTTGTCCACACCTGCCACATCTTCTACCTCAAATAACTCATTGCCTTAACTGCACCACTCCCCACCCGCCACTCCCACCCCAGGAGCCCGCCTGGGCAGAGGGGTGGGAGTCGAGGTGGGCAGCGCAGGGGCCGGGATGGCGGTAGATacgggtggggaggggaggcatccATAACGGAGCCACAGCTAAcgccaaaaagaaaagaaaagaaaagatatatacatatatatataaagaaaatttaataaaacagggGAAAACCAAGGAACACTTGAATTACTCAGGTTCGGACATTGAGAGACGTGAATTGTGAGAGCAGCAGAGGAAGTCAGAAGAGAGAGGGGCCGCATTTCCGAGGGCCGCAGCCCTGCTGGACCAGCCAACTGGGGTCTGGGTCTGTTTGGATCGGTTGCCACGGGAGCCGATCCTGTTTACCTCATACATCCCtgcactgtgttttcattttcgtctgttttttccctttttttttcccattcatcacACACTCACCATGCCCAGCTCCTTGTGTTGAAAGAAACCCCTGAGCCAAGATcagctgaaatttttttttcttgttgcttttgggaactacttttttttttttttaaagaaacagtgaTACTCGAGATCTATAGGGTTTTTAagaggttttggggttttgttttgtaaataatcTATTTTATTCTTGGGGGAGGAATCAAACCTTaggaaaagtatatatatatctatatatttgtgTTCATTCAGGGAAACTGGacttgaaaaagcaaaaaaacacaaaaacaaccacacacacaaaaagaaaagtcATACCCTTTCTATTTTCCCATGACTGACTTGGGTTCCTTTGTGTGTTtcctgggtgggggggcaggtggcCAGAGCCAGGACAGGTGATGAACTCAGGTGCTATGGGCGGGgtcacccgcccccccccccccccgcgagcTGGCCCCCCGCAGAGACCGCACGTCTCAGCTGGAGAGGAGGGCAGATGGATGAAGGGCCCTGGGTGTGGGGGTTCCACCTGTGGCAGCCCCCAGGCTCCTGTCTCAGGGATGAATGTGGCCTGGGGGCGcccctggggaaggggggagggctGCTCTGGGAGATGATTcatgccggggggggggggggggggggggggggggggggggggggggccgggctCAGCTCAGGGCGAGGTTTTTGGAGCTTCGGCCCCGGAACGCCCCCCcttccattctctcctctttAACTTTGCTCGTTCCTTCTCTCTCGGGCCCGGGGCTTGGGGCCACAGCCCCCCCGAGTAGGTAAAGTAACGGAGGTAAAGTAACGGGAGGCCGCACCCTGTCTGCACGACCCTTCCTCCTGCTTAGAAGGTGGGTGTCGGGGGGCACGGCTGGGGGAGACTGGGGGCTAGCCGTGGTCTTGGGGAGACAGCACCGTCTGTCCTAAGGCCCAGGCAGGCGGGGGAGCCCTCTTGAGGCCCGCCGTGTCCCTGCGGACCAGGTGGCGTTGGGGCAGGACTTTCATGGCGGGGGGGCACTGACTCCGCTGTTCCCAGGGCGAGCCTGTGTTCTCTAAGTTCTCTAATTGGGCTCAGGGGCCTGACATAACGAGGCCGAGGCGGGGCGGTGCCAGCCTGGGAGAGCCGAGGGGGGTCCTGGGCCCCAAGGCTGGGTTTTCCCTCGTGTGGggctgtgctgggtgtggaataGCTCAGGGTTCTTGACACTCCCATCCCCCAGCCTTCTAGGGGCGGggtctccctctgcttttccttctggaaagttctgccctcccctctctcgCTGCAGCAGCACAATCATGGTGGGATGGGGATCCCTTTgtcgtcccccccacccccgcacaacccagctccaggcagagaaccgccccccccccccccgtctcctCTCGCCCCAGCCTGACCCGTGGACGCCCCGACCCGTCGCCTTCAGGGTTTCCTGGCCGCGCCCACGTGGGGGGCATCTGCCGCACGTTTCTTTCTACCTCAGGTCTGACTCTCGATGCCAAACCCCGTGCCCTGCCCCCCCGCACCCCTTTCCACCTGGAAGGCCGTAGGCCGCTCTGTGGGTGTGTGCACGTCTTTGCGCGTGTCCTCGCGTTGGGACCTGTGTGGCCTCTGGGGTGCGGCCTGCTGTGCATATGATGGTTGTAGGGGACAGGTGGGGGCAGGGcgtggggcctggccagccccgggGGCGGCTGTGCTGGGGGGGGAGCCCGCCTTCATTGGAATGCAAGAGGGGTCCTCCCCGCCTCTGCCCTCGGTGCCGCATgcaaccccctgcccctcctgtccCTGGAGCTTAGGGAAGGGGGGCTTTCTGGGGTGCAGAGCGGTGCCCCCGCTGCAAACCCCGGGCAGGGGAGGACGGGGGCAGCTGTCTGTGCCCTTGGCCCGTGTGCTGCTCATTCCTGAGCCAGCTTCGCACGGGGAGGGCAGGGACCCCAAACTCAGGGTGGAGAGGAGCTCTCTGGGGCTCCCCTGCTGGAGGTGATGCTTCCAGGAGCTTCCGTGGGGCCCCAAGCCAGGAGCCGGGCAGCGGGTGGGGCAGCGTGTCCCTTTCGGTAGTTCTGCCTTTGTGCACCCCTTTCCCGTTCTTACCGCTTGCGTCCACTTTGtcctttctcccccttcagttttgcttttgcattttttttcttggcaaaCATGAACGCAGCCTTTCATTCCTGACATGTGAAATTTCAGTTTCTCTGGGCTTCGTCAGACGGCGTGGGTCCTGCGCCAGCACTCAGGTTAAAGcgaaaaaaacttttaaaaataggttcAAACGATTCTACCTCTGGCCGGGCCTGGCCTTGTCGCCCTGGCCAGGGCGGCCTGTACCGATTTCAGTTTTTGCAGAACATTCAggtattaaaagggaaaaaaaaaaaaaaaaaaaagacaaaagaccaaaaaaaaactcacaaaaaaaaaggtgtgtgattttgaaattgaaaaagaaCACTGAAAGTTTACATTTTATAACATTATTATGCAGATTGTATTTAAACTtcagaaatatttaagacaattgtAACCCTGTAAAGTTGATGAGAtattaaaacaagacaaaacactTCTGACTTTTAACAGAAAATGTCTCCTGTGATGGTTTTTTGGGTGTGtctgggtgggggggcgggcCTGGGTCTGACCCCACCATCCTGCAGCAGGGACGACAGGCGGGGCGTCTCCAAGGGGGTGGGTGTGGCCACCAGCTCACGGAGGGAGGAGCTGGTGCAAAGTGTAGCAGGCCTAGGGGTGCCCCAgcctgtcccccagcccctcccccccagctaaGTTTCCTGCCATCCTGGGTTCTGAGGCCACTGTTACTCTGAACCCGAGCCCCTGGGGGGTGtggcctgctccctgccccctcctcgcTGGGccttcctctgggcctttgccatacctctttccctctctgccagGCCAGCCCCTTGTCACCGTCCATGACACAGAGCCATGTTTGTGCTGCGTCTGCCCCCATGCCCCTGGGATCGCCCCTTCGGCCTGGCCTGCGCCGTGACCGGACCTGGCAGGAGGGGGCACCGGCAGAAACCCCCAGCCCGCCATCCCACCGGCCTCTGCCGTCTTCTGAGACCAGGACCCGGCCTCGTCCCCCACCAGCCTTCCCACTGGGGTGTGGGTCACGTTTTCACTTTTAACGATTCAGCAGGTGTCGCTCCAAAGcggccccccgccccaggagataaaggaaaaataattttaagaaggaaaatgggACGTGGGCTGCGGTTTGCAATCCTGGGGCTCAGCACATGCGGAAGGGAAATCCTGTGTTTTCTGCTTCCAACCCCAAACCACACCGGCCCTGCAAAACTGGGCTGGAAGAGATTTTCTGGGGTGTCTAGTCCGTTTACCCTCGTGACCCCCGCATGCAGAATGTGACAGGCTCAAGGGCGGCTTGGCTGGAGTGTGGGCAGGCCCGGCCTCCCGCCAGCTCGCTCCCGTGCCACTGGCTCTGGCCCAGGCCGGCCCCAGCCAGTCCCTCCCGGCCCGGCCAGTCCCTCCAGCCTGGGTCAGCCCCCAggggttgtggggtgggggagagttcACTGACCCTCGGGTCCCAGACCAGAGGTTCCCACGCACCCCCGTGGCC
The sequence above is a segment of the Meles meles chromosome 20, mMelMel3.1 paternal haplotype, whole genome shotgun sequence genome. Coding sequences within it:
- the ARID3A gene encoding AT-rich interactive domain-containing protein 3A isoform X1; the protein is MAWAKVSRSDTRSRTRQCLSDMLGTEWAGGQAPCVLGTSSGAGHLPGAPAAGAVRLGAGRVSGSPWELSPPRLGQRLPHQSCCGCWRGASGPWQARGGCLPASPWHRAPARASPGNHTDSAEEPYLAPAPPQPPSHRRGVTAAGAWPHARHLLPTLVAAAKCSAAPRFLIMHAAAGGRGARRAGPRAPPTGGERAGAAWGPAGRRSPGSCGGGVPCPPGSVFHGARPGGSLEATCVSVCVSWGRELLRGVCYVSVTRKPVPVSTRLLYELDGDPKRKEFLDDLFSFMQKRGTPVNRIPIMAKQVLDLFMLYVLVTEKGGLVEVINKKLWREITKGLNLPTSITSAAFTLRTQYMKYLYPYECEKRGLSSPNELQAAIDSNRREGRRQSFGGSLFAYSPGGAHGMLSSPKLPVPSLGLAASTNGSSGPPAPKIKKEEDSAIPITVPGRLPVSLTGHPVVAAQAAAVQAAAAQAAVAAQAAALEQLREKLESGEPPEKKMALVADEQHRLVQRALQQNFLAMTAQLPMSIRINSQACESRQDSAPNLTGPNGSNSISMSVEINGIMYTGVLFAQPPAPAPHPAPSKAGGGSGRGGNSGTSSSAGSQAGPAGLSTPATSSTSNNSLP
- the ARID3A gene encoding AT-rich interactive domain-containing protein 3A isoform X2 produces the protein MKLQAVMETLLQRQQRARQELEARQPAPPPPAEPPARARATPEEDREPEKARMQRAQMAALAAMRAAAAGLGSAPSPSGSEDGPPGLEDEDAVQEGVPGSPAPSGRGREAPGHAEDIRHLEDVGSDGDLKPKWEEEEEEEELEDDLEEEEDEEEEDEEDEEDYEDEEGLGPPGSSGFGSAALVPRRAPPSQAYRGDSGPRVLGGQERQGAGLALTGGVAHVAPQMQPPDHGDWTYEEQFKQLYELDGDPKRKEFLDDLFSFMQKRGTPVNRIPIMAKQVLDLFMLYVLVTEKGGLVEVINKKLWREITKGLNLPTSITSAAFTLRTQYMKYLYPYECEKRGLSSPNELQAAIDSNRREGRRQSFGGSLFAYSPGGAHGMLSSPKLPVPSLGLAASTNGSSGPPAPKIKKEEDSAIPITVPGRLPVSLTGHPVVAAQAAAVQAAAAQAAVAAQAAALEQLREKLESGEPPEKKMALVADEQHRLVQRALQQNFLAMTAQLPMSIRINSQACESRQDSAPNLTGPNGSNSISMSVEINGIMYTGVLFAQPPAPAPHPAPSKAGGGSGRGGNSGTSSSAGSQAGPAGLSTPATSSTSNNSLP